The Maridesulfovibrio ferrireducens genomic sequence TTCAAAAACTTCTTTGAAATTGCCACCGAGACCTCCTTGGACTTACTTTGATGCCAGATAATAATACCATAAAATTATTTTTTTAAAATAAATTTATTTATAATGTAATTAATCCTGATTTTTTTTCTATGTCAACACTCTCACTAAAAAATACATTTAAATATCACTTTTTACTCCTAAACTCCCTCTTGTTTCACAATCAAAAGTTCAACCAAATAACAGTTTTACCAATTTATCTTCGCAAATTATCGCTTTTAACGAAAATATACCTCCATAAATTTAGAAAAAATTAATAATCACAGCACAATCAGCTCAATAACTATGTGCACATATTAGCTTTGACAGTAGTAAGTGGCACGGTTACAAATGTTTTTCGAGTTTTATATATTATTTTCAGGAGTAATGACCATGGATAAATTTCCAAGAGTTCACAGGCTGCCCCCCTATGTATTTGCCAAAGTGAACGAGTTGAAGATGCAGCTACGCCACCAAGGCGAAGATATCATTGATCTGGGTATGGGGAACCCGGACCTTCCTACCCCCCAACACATTGTCGATAAATTAGTTGAGGCGGCGCAGAAGCCGGTCAACCATAGATATAGTGCGTCAAAGGGAATCAAAGGTCTTCGTAATGAAATGGGCAAATGGTACAAGAGAAGATTCGACGTTGAACTGGATGTCGATCAGGAAATCGTCGTTACCATGGGCGCCAAAGAAGGGCTGGCGCATTTAGCACTGGTCATGCTTTCCCCTGGTGATGTTGTATTCGCCCCGGATCCATCATATCCTATTCATCCCTACGCCAGTATTATCGCAGGCGCAGATGTTAGAACTATACCAATGGCTCACGACAGGGACTTCTTTGAAGACCTTGAAATGGCAATGCGCCAGACATGGCCTAAGCCGAAAGTTTTAATAATCAATTTTCCGCACAACCCAACAGGTATCACGGCAGACATTCCGTTCTTTGAAAAAATTGTTGATTTTGCCAAAGAAAATGATCTGCTGGTTATACATGATTTTGCATATGCGGACTTTACTTTTGACGGATACGAAGCTCCGAGTTTTCTTCAGGCCAGAGGCGCAAGAGACGTTGGAGTTGAATTCTTCTCCCTGTCCAAAAGCTATTCAATGCCCGGCTGGCGCGTTGGATTCTGCTGCGGTAACAGAGAAATGGTACAGGCTCTGACCCGCATTAAAAGTTATCTGGATTACGGACTTTTTCAGCCTATCCAGATTGCTGCTTGCGCCGCTTTAAGCGGACCGCAGGAATGTGTCAGAGAAATGATGGACATCTATCAAGATCGCCGTGATGCACTCTGCGAAGGGATGCAGCGCATCGGTTGGGATGTTACTCCTCCGAAGGCTACACAGTTCATTTGGGCCAAGATTCCTGAACAGTTTAAACACTTAGGTTCAGTTGAATTCTCAAAACTGCTTCTGCGTGAGTGTAAAGTTGCTGTAGCTCCGGGCCTTGGTTTCGGTAGCTATGGAGACGACCATGTGCGCATGGCTTTAGTAGAAAACAGGCAGAGAATTAATCAGGCTATTCGTGGCATGAAAGATTTATTCGGCTGTTCTTCCTAATTAAGTAGTAAATCACAATATTTCCGGTTATTTGAAAAAATATCCGGAAATATTGTTTATAATTCCAGAGAACTTCATGAAGAGGTATTAATGCAGACAGTCAAGCTAGCCATTGCAGGGTTCGGTACAGTCGGAACCGGGCTTGCCCGGATTATCGAAGAGAACGAAGATGTCATTCTCGCCCGTTGCGGGAAAAAATTCAAAATAGCGTCAGTTCTCGTTCGAGATCTCAAAAAACAGAGAGATTTCCTTCTCGGCCCGGGAGCACAACTCACGGACAACATCGAAGAATTCACTTCATGTCCTGATGTTGACATCGTCGTAGAACTTATGGGCGGGATTACTGCGGCCTTCGACATTGTCAAAAAATCTCTTAAATCCGGCAAGCATGTAGTTACTGCCAACAAGCACCTCTTAGCTGAACACGGAATTGAATTATTTGAAATAGCGCGCAAAAACGGTGTGGGCTTATATTATGAAGCAAGCGTGGCCGGAGGAATTCCTATTATCCAAGCGATAAAAGAAAGCCTTGCCGCCAACCGCATTAAGTCCATCGTCGGAATCATGAACGGAACAGCCAACTACATTCTCTCAGAGATGAGCACTAACGGGCTGGAATTCGATACGGCTCTTTCTCAGGCAAAAGACCTTGGATACGCCGAAGCCGATCCCACTTTTGATATTGAAGGCATTGATACTGCTCACAAACTTGTCGTGCTTATCCGCCTCGCATATGGAAAAGACTACCCCCTTGCAAAGCTTCCGGTAGAAGGTATCACCCGCATCGAAGGGCAGGATATTCTTTTCGCCAGAGATTTAGGCTATCGAATCAAACTGATCGGACAGGTTCGCGATGTAGGCGGTAAACTGGAAGCGGGAGTATTTCCGGCACTGGTTAAATACACTCTGCTGCTGGCAAGAGTCGGCGGAAACTACAACGCCGTCAGAGTTGAAGGAAATGCAGTAGGACCATCATTTTTTCACGGACAGGGCGCAGGCTCCCTTCCAACAGGCAGCGCCGTAATGGCCGACATTATGGCCCTTTCAGGATCGAAAACTCCTGACAATACCGGATTTAACAACAGCCCCATTACAAAAGCAGAAATTCTTGCTCCCGAGTTGGCAACATCTGAATACTATTTCAGATTCACTGTTGCAGACAAAGCAGGGGTAATGGCTTCGCTTTCAAAAATTCTTGCGGAACACAATATATCAATCGCTCAGGCTGTCCAGAAAGGCGCAGCTTCTGAAACGAATGTTCCCATTGTTTTTACGACCCACAAAGCCAGCACTAAAAACGTTAATGCAGCGCTGCGTGAAATCGACCGTATGTCTTTCATTACAAGACCAACCGTAAGCATGAGAATTCTTTAAGGTTGATGGAGAACAGAATGAAACTGCTTTTTCTGATTGCTGACGGCATGGGCGGATGGCCCATTAAGGAACTTGGTAATAAAACAACCATGGAAGCCGCATTTACTCCGAATATGGATATGCTAGCAAACAAAGGGATTGTTGGCCGTTGCAGAACTGTTCCGTCCAGTATGCCCCCAGGATCAGACATTGCAAATATGTCTCTGCTCGGGTTCGATCCGACTAAGTATCACACTGGTCGAGGCCCCATTGAAGCGGCTGCGCAAGGGCTGAAACTAGACCCGGATGATCTGGTTTGGCGTATGAATCTGGTTAACCTTTCAGAATTATCCAGTGATGGAATTATGCACGACTATTCGTCAGGGCATATTTCCACCGACAAATCTGTACCATTGGTTGAGCTGCTTCAAAAAGAACTTGGAAATGATGAGTTCACCTTCTACCCCGGCATTCAGTACAGACATCTGCTGGTCCATAAGGGTGGTGCAAAAAAACTTGAGAGCAAACTTGCGATCAGACCGCCTCATGATCTTACAGATAAGTCCATTGCTGATGATATCGAAGAATTCGCCAAAAGCCCTTTAATGGATAAGCTTTTACGCGACGCAGCTAAAGTGCTTAAAGACAACGGAACCAAAGTTGTCAGTATCTGGGCGTGGGGACAGGGTAATCCGCTTATTCTACCGGATTTTCGTGAAAAATATTCAATGAAAGGCGCTGTCATTTCGGCTGTTGACCTGATTAAAGGACTCGGCAGAGCTTCCGGGCTGGAAGTAATTGATATTGAAGGCGCTACCGGCCTTGTTGATACTAACTATGCCGGCAAGGTTGACGCGACACTTAAATTTCTGGAACATGGTGACTTCGCATTCGTTCACCTCGAAGGACCGGATGAGTCAGGCCACATGGGCAGCATCAAAGATAAAATCGCTTCCATCGAAAGATTTGATGCTCAGATCATCGGACCTTTAATGGAAAAATATCCTTTGGGCACAGCTTCTTATCTGGTCACCTGTGATCACTTTACGCCCATTGAAACAAAAACTCATGATGCGGCCCCCGTTCCCTTTATTTTAGTAAGTGATAAATGCGACGGGTCCGATTTAAAGTCTTTTTCTGAAAAGAATGCTAAATCCACAGGCCTGATTCTGGAAAAAGGGCATGAACTTATGCAATGGGTGCTTAACCTTACCAATTAAATTATATGACTATTAATAAAGATTTTCCAACTCCTGACGCATGGTTCAACCACAGTGTTTCTTATGGTGAAACAGACGCAATGGGAGTTGTATACTATGCTGAATACCTTCACTTTTTCGAAAGATCGCGCAGTCACCTTATTCGCGAAAGAGGAATGAGTTATTCCGTTGTTGAAGAAAGAGGCATCTTTTTACCTGTCAGGGAAGCCTCCTGCAGGTATCGCACCCCGGCTCATTACGATGACATGTTGAATATACGTGTCGGTATAGGCGAATGGAAAAGAGCCTCTGTTATTTTTGTCTACGACATATACAAAAACGACCGAACCATACATGTCGCCAACGGTTTTACAGAACATGCCTGCGTAAATCCGGAAGGTCGCCCAGTCAGAATCCCCGAATGGCTTAGAGAAATATTCTAAACAATAATTAATTCTGCCTGATCTCAGCAAAAAAAAGCCATCTAAGAAAAGAACAGCACTCCGTATGAATGGAATTCCTATTTATGCAGGTGTTTCTTTTCAAAAACAAATAAACAATATTATTATACTCAAAATATAAAAGACAATATCAAATGTACTACGACGTTCACACCCACGCTTTTCATCCCAAAATATCTCAAAAAGTTCTATCACAACTGAACAGCCATTACGGTATAACTGCCATCGGCACAGGTTTAGTTGAAGACCTGCTTATGCGGGCCGATAGAGCTGGACTGGATAAAGTAATAATCCATACAGCTGCAACTGAACCGGCACAGGTTGTTCCTGCCAACAACTGGTCTTTAGAACTGCAAAAGAGCGACCCGCGCATAATATCTTTCGGAACTATGCACCCTGATTATGATGACCCGGAAAAGGAATTTGCACGCCTTGAAAGGAATGGAATCAAGGGACTTAAGTTTCACCCCGACTTTCAGTCCTTTTTCATGGATGACCCTAAATTTTATAGATTGCTTGAAATGATTGAAGGCAGATTTATAGCCATGTTTCATATCGGAGATAAACTTCCTCCTGAACAGAATCCTTCATGCCCCGTTAAGCTCAAAAATATTCTGCAAAATTTCCCGAAATTGACGGCCATTGCGGCCCATATGGGTGGATTATATCACTGGAAATGGGTGGTGGATTATTTAGCCGGAAGCGATGTTTATATGGACACATCAAGCGCGTTGCCATTTATGGATAAAAGTCTGCTTCAAGAAATAATGAGAAAACACCCGCGCGAAAAAATCCTTTTCGGCAGTGACTATCCTCTTTACGATCCGGGTGAATCGATGAAGGAACTGCAATATAAACTAAAATTGAAAGACAGCGAACTTGAAGTTCACCTAAGCGCTGCCGACAATCTGTTAAACGGATAGACACCCACTACACTGTTAAATCATTCTTTTACACCATATCTCCCCATGCAATGCATAACAATATGATGAAAAGGACCAATCAATTTGAAATATATTGGACCAGTCCAATAGAGGAAATTGACGATTATAAACGTATGAAATTTAACTTTTTTAGAATCAAGCGGCTCTGCGACAACTCCTAAATAACAAGTTAAATGTTTATCACTGGCTTTTCCAATCCAATAATGATCGGCTTTATAGTCTATGGTAGTAAAAAAATCTACTTTTCTACCGATTGCAAAATTGATATCTTCTATTTCGATGTTTGTATGATCAACAACATCATTAACTCCCATTATTTTTACAACAAATCCTCTTATGCTATAAAGCATGCGCAACCATAAAGGTTTATAGCTTAGCATCCGAACCAAAAACTTATTCATAGAACATTCACCGATAAAGGCTTTTGATTCAAAACACTCAGCATCTTTCACCAATTTTCTCAGAGCAGGAATTGAATTTACAACTTGCTTAGAACTCCGACTTGGGTTCATCCTCCCAAGTTCAACAGGCTCAACGCGTATAACTTTAAATTCGCGCAAATCGCTCATATCTTTCCAAAGCAAATCATGTCCCTTAAAGAACCGAAAAGGACGTACTTTGGTAAGCCAAGCGTTGCGCTCTTCCTGCGTTGCCTTACGACGTGCTCCAGCTTCACACACCAAACGTATTGCAGACTGTTCCTTAAACCGCCCCCGCCACAATGCGCCTACCCAAAATCCAATTCCCGGATGCACAGCCATAATGCTCATCCTTGAATCACGATCGAGGTTAGACCGCATACTTTTCGGAAATTTCTCGAAATAATATCCTCGCCCTTCACCACTAAAAAGAACTGACCCAATAGGCGATACACGCGGACTACCATCTTCATCCACCGTTGCAATTGACATACTAGGAACTTTGCCGAACAGGTCTATCACTTCGTCCCATGGAATTTCAGATTGCATAATTTTCTCCCTTAATCTTTTTTAGCATCTGGCATGCCGTACAATTCATTTTTCATTAATTTTATTATATTATCACGCTCTTCACCCAAAATTGCAGGTGCAACCATTCTTGTCCCAACAAAAAGGGAATAACTGATCCGTGACAAAAGCAACGCACGATCATGATCCCCTGAGACTTCATTAAATATTTCATACAAATAATTCATACGAGTTGAATCGACCTTTTCGAGATAACTTCGCGCCAATGGATCAATTTGAGCCCAAGCGCGAATACTTGTTTCAGGGCCGTGCGGCAGATCATTGGATTTATCTACAATTGCATCAAAACGCTCTGCAGCACTAACAGAACCGGCTGAAGCATTTTGCATGCTTCCAATTGTCCATTCCTCCACCCAATGTTCAAGCATCCGCTCAAGATAATCATCTCGTCCTTTAAAATGGTGATAAAAGGACCCCTTAGTTACATCCAATTGCTTACATAAAGCATCAATAGTCAGCTGCTGAATGCTGTTTTCTGCTAACAAATGAAGCCCCGCATCAAGCAAATCAGTTGCGTTGCGGCGAATCTTCTTATTTTCTTCAACTTTTAATAGAGTCAATGATCTGCACCTCATTTTTAATACCATACGGTATGGTATGTTTAAAAGATATAAAAAACTGAGTCAAGCATAAAAAATAAATACTGCAACAAACAAGAAAACGCCTACCGGATAATCCGGCAGGCGTTTTCTTGTTAAAAATCAATTTCGATTAGTGAGTCGAAGATCTCCTAATTCGTAGCAGCAACTCTTGGCACTATTACATGACAAGCATTGTTGGCACAAGGAGCAAGCTTCAATTCTGTCTTACCGGCTTTGTTCATACCAGCATGGCATCCGCGGCAACTGCGGTCACTATGCAGAGTATGGAACGCCTTGAAGTAAGACTCAGTTTCACCCTTAGCCTTCAACTCGTTATGACAACCATCGGTAGCACAGCTCTTCACAGGAGCTTTGCCGTCCCAAGTGTGATGGCACTTCACACAAGAGACATCCTGATGATTGAAATGAGAGAATTTAACCTGTGAAAAACGAGTTTTGTTCAACTCGGCAGGGCGTTTAAATTCAAATGTTACAGGGAAGCTGACAGTCAACGTAGGGTTGGTGATATCGGCTTTATCGGAAGAGATACTGGCGATCTCTTCACTTAAATGACTAGTGGTGGTCGCATAAATAATAACTAGGATGGCAAACACAACTGCCACTCCTACATACAAAAAATTACTCTTCATTCTATTCCTCCTCAAGAAAGTCGTAACTTCCTACTCAAAATCAACGATTATTTCAATAAAAATGAGGGGATGCATAACGCCTGTAACATGCTCAGACGACATCAAAGCAGACTACACAAAGATATTGAGAAAAAATTCACACACATTAACATAACGATATGCCACCAAGTTAATTGTAATATTAATGCAGTAAATAAATTATCTATAAATATTTAACACTCAACACTGCAAAGTTATATGAAGGCATAGTAAAATTTGAAATTTCACCTTAGAATTTATGAATAAAAATATACAAACAACATTTAATTAATCTCTATTTAATGCTTTTTATTTACATAAAATTTTCTAAAAAGACTCAAGAAAAATTCAATTACTTAGAAAAAACAAAAAGCCTCTCCTTACAATGTAAAAAGAGGCTTTTATAATATTATTATAAGGTCTTATTCCCTGACACCTGCCATCAACAACCCGATATTATCAAGCTTAGCAGTATCAGACACATGAAATTCATCCATAATTTGCCCA encodes the following:
- a CDS encoding aminotransferase class I/II-fold pyridoxal phosphate-dependent enzyme: MDKFPRVHRLPPYVFAKVNELKMQLRHQGEDIIDLGMGNPDLPTPQHIVDKLVEAAQKPVNHRYSASKGIKGLRNEMGKWYKRRFDVELDVDQEIVVTMGAKEGLAHLALVMLSPGDVVFAPDPSYPIHPYASIIAGADVRTIPMAHDRDFFEDLEMAMRQTWPKPKVLIINFPHNPTGITADIPFFEKIVDFAKENDLLVIHDFAYADFTFDGYEAPSFLQARGARDVGVEFFSLSKSYSMPGWRVGFCCGNREMVQALTRIKSYLDYGLFQPIQIAACAALSGPQECVREMMDIYQDRRDALCEGMQRIGWDVTPPKATQFIWAKIPEQFKHLGSVEFSKLLLRECKVAVAPGLGFGSYGDDHVRMALVENRQRINQAIRGMKDLFGCSS
- a CDS encoding homoserine dehydrogenase; this encodes MQTVKLAIAGFGTVGTGLARIIEENEDVILARCGKKFKIASVLVRDLKKQRDFLLGPGAQLTDNIEEFTSCPDVDIVVELMGGITAAFDIVKKSLKSGKHVVTANKHLLAEHGIELFEIARKNGVGLYYEASVAGGIPIIQAIKESLAANRIKSIVGIMNGTANYILSEMSTNGLEFDTALSQAKDLGYAEADPTFDIEGIDTAHKLVVLIRLAYGKDYPLAKLPVEGITRIEGQDILFARDLGYRIKLIGQVRDVGGKLEAGVFPALVKYTLLLARVGGNYNAVRVEGNAVGPSFFHGQGAGSLPTGSAVMADIMALSGSKTPDNTGFNNSPITKAEILAPELATSEYYFRFTVADKAGVMASLSKILAEHNISIAQAVQKGAASETNVPIVFTTHKASTKNVNAALREIDRMSFITRPTVSMRIL
- a CDS encoding cofactor-independent phosphoglycerate mutase, which produces MKLLFLIADGMGGWPIKELGNKTTMEAAFTPNMDMLANKGIVGRCRTVPSSMPPGSDIANMSLLGFDPTKYHTGRGPIEAAAQGLKLDPDDLVWRMNLVNLSELSSDGIMHDYSSGHISTDKSVPLVELLQKELGNDEFTFYPGIQYRHLLVHKGGAKKLESKLAIRPPHDLTDKSIADDIEEFAKSPLMDKLLRDAAKVLKDNGTKVVSIWAWGQGNPLILPDFREKYSMKGAVISAVDLIKGLGRASGLEVIDIEGATGLVDTNYAGKVDATLKFLEHGDFAFVHLEGPDESGHMGSIKDKIASIERFDAQIIGPLMEKYPLGTASYLVTCDHFTPIETKTHDAAPVPFILVSDKCDGSDLKSFSEKNAKSTGLILEKGHELMQWVLNLTN
- a CDS encoding thioesterase family protein, whose product is MTINKDFPTPDAWFNHSVSYGETDAMGVVYYAEYLHFFERSRSHLIRERGMSYSVVEERGIFLPVREASCRYRTPAHYDDMLNIRVGIGEWKRASVIFVYDIYKNDRTIHVANGFTEHACVNPEGRPVRIPEWLREIF
- a CDS encoding amidohydrolase family protein; translated protein: MYYDVHTHAFHPKISQKVLSQLNSHYGITAIGTGLVEDLLMRADRAGLDKVIIHTAATEPAQVVPANNWSLELQKSDPRIISFGTMHPDYDDPEKEFARLERNGIKGLKFHPDFQSFFMDDPKFYRLLEMIEGRFIAMFHIGDKLPPEQNPSCPVKLKNILQNFPKLTAIAAHMGGLYHWKWVVDYLAGSDVYMDTSSALPFMDKSLLQEIMRKHPREKILFGSDYPLYDPGESMKELQYKLKLKDSELEVHLSAADNLLNG
- a CDS encoding DUF2867 domain-containing protein is translated as MQSEIPWDEVIDLFGKVPSMSIATVDEDGSPRVSPIGSVLFSGEGRGYYFEKFPKSMRSNLDRDSRMSIMAVHPGIGFWVGALWRGRFKEQSAIRLVCEAGARRKATQEERNAWLTKVRPFRFFKGHDLLWKDMSDLREFKVIRVEPVELGRMNPSRSSKQVVNSIPALRKLVKDAECFESKAFIGECSMNKFLVRMLSYKPLWLRMLYSIRGFVVKIMGVNDVVDHTNIEIEDINFAIGRKVDFFTTIDYKADHYWIGKASDKHLTCYLGVVAEPLDSKKVKFHTFIIVNFLYWTGPIYFKLIGPFHHIVMHCMGRYGVKE
- a CDS encoding TetR/AcrR family transcriptional regulator, with translation MTLLKVEENKKIRRNATDLLDAGLHLLAENSIQQLTIDALCKQLDVTKGSFYHHFKGRDDYLERMLEHWVEEWTIGSMQNASAGSVSAAERFDAIVDKSNDLPHGPETSIRAWAQIDPLARSYLEKVDSTRMNYLYEIFNEVSGDHDRALLLSRISYSLFVGTRMVAPAILGEERDNIIKLMKNELYGMPDAKKD
- a CDS encoding cytochrome c3 family protein produces the protein MKSNFLYVGVAVVFAILVIIYATTTSHLSEEIASISSDKADITNPTLTVSFPVTFEFKRPAELNKTRFSQVKFSHFNHQDVSCVKCHHTWDGKAPVKSCATDGCHNELKAKGETESYFKAFHTLHSDRSCRGCHAGMNKAGKTELKLAPCANNACHVIVPRVAATN